The Solanum lycopersicum chromosome 9, SLM_r2.1 genome window below encodes:
- the LOC101251923 gene encoding vicilin Jug r 2.0101-like produces MAIFTKLPKFLFLFFYLLILISMFIACQCECDREKENNNPYLFESHMFKSRFESKHGEFRVLDKFTQLLRGIENYRIGVLEFEPRSFLLPHHFDAQLLLLIVRGRGSISIAEEDEKNSFNLEYGDVLSVSAGSTIYFTNTDNKEKFSVYVLAKAINVPGQFQEFFSAGSENPETFYRAFSSDILETAFNTPRSRLERLFGQQEQGIIIKASEEKIRAISQHASRSTRGETRGPFNVLNQRPLIGNRFGQYFEAAPERFQHLMNLDVAVGIMNINLGGMILPVYSTRTTWLVMVAQGNGRFEMVSSQSQERRGHQKAVRDCLSVGDFFVIPAGHPITVIANADSNLSMVGFGINGHNSMLNFLAGQESIWRNVNREAKELSFNMPAREVEEILQNQNESYFVAAPNEEGKKMGQQYESLILDLVF; encoded by the exons atgGCAATTTTCACTAAATTACCAAAGTTtttatttctcttcttctaCTTGTTGATCCTCATCTCTATGTTTATTGCTTGTCAATGTGAATGTGATCgtgaaaaagaaaacaacaatCCCTACTTATTTGAATCACATATGTTCAAATCTCGATTCGAATCAAAACATGGTGAATTTCGAGTACTCGATAAGTTCACGCAACTTCTTCGAGGAATCGAAAATTACAGAATTGGAGTACTTGAATTTGAACCTCGTTCTTTCCTGCTTCCTCATCACTTTGATGCTCAACTCTTACTTCTTATTGTTAGAG GGAGAGGAAGTATAAGTATAGCAGAAGAAGATGAGAAGAACTCATTCAACTTGGAGTATGGAGATGTGCTCAGTGTTTCTGCTGGTTCAACAATCTACTTCACCAACACAGATAACAAAGAGAAGTTCTCGGTTTACGTGCTAGCCAAGGCCATTAATGTTCCTGGTCAGTTTCAA GAATTCTTTAGTGCTGGAAGTGAAAATCCAGAAACCTTCTACAGAGCATTCAGCAGTGATATCCTGGAGACTGCTTTCAAT aCTCCAAGGAGCAGGTTAGAGAGGCTATTTGGACAACAAGAACAGGGGATAATAATCAAAGCCAGTGAAGAGAAAATTCGAGCTATTAGCCAACACGCTTCGCGCTCCACCAGAGGTGAAACGCGAGGTCCTTTCAATGTATTGAACCAACGCCCATTAATTGGTAACAGATTTGGACAATACTTTGAAGCAGCCCCAGAGAGATTCCAACACTTGATGAATTTGGATGTTGCTGTTGGTATCATGAACATCAACCTA GGTGGTATGATATTACCGGTCTATAGTACAAGGACTACATGGTTGGTAATGGTTGCACAAGGGAATGGGCGGTTCGAAATGGTTAGTAGCCAAAGCCAGGAGAGACGAGGCCACCAAAAGGCGGTCAGAGATTGTCTATCAGTTGGTGACTTTTTTGTAATTCCGGCAGGACATCCTATAACAGTTATAGCCAACGCTGATTCTAATCTCAGTATGGTTGGTTTTGGAATCAATGGTCATAACAGCATGTTAAACTTCCTTGCAG GTCAAGAAAGTATATGGAGAAATGTAAACAGAGAAGCAAAAGAGTTGTCATTCAATATGCCAGCAAGGGAGGTTGAAGAAATATTACAGAATCAAAATGAGTCATATTTTGTGGCCGCAccaaatgaagaaggaaaaaaaatgggaCAACAATATGAGTCTTTAATTTTGGACTTAGTTTTCTAA
- the vicilin gene encoding vicilin precursor translates to MAIFTKPKLLFIFFLILSLVLVSQCYDQNPRGYQDPQEKLRECQQRCERQQPGQQKQLCKQRCEQQYRKEQQQQHGGETGEDDLGNRGPDKSYKRLQECQRRCQSEQQGQRLQECQQRCQQEYQREKGQHQGETNPQWEQQEKSNNPYLFESQRFRSRFRASHGDFRILERFNQRSQLLKGIEKYRVAILELEPQSFVLPHHCDGEAIYVVVKGQGVINIAEQDNKNSFNLQKGDVIRLFAGSNVYLLNKDNNEKLFVYVLAKSVNAPGNLQEYFSAGGQNPESFYRAFSSDILESAFNNPRDKLERLFGQHKEGIIIKASEEQIRAISEHASRSTQQTRGRTQGPFNLMKERPVFESRFGQFFEARPERYEQLRDLDAAVGFMNINQGGMVLPYYNTKSTKLVMVIEGNARFEMACPHLGRQSQSPWSRGQGREQEREQEQEQEEGDVHYQKIRGNLNVGDVLVIPAGHPITFVATGNSNLRIVGFGVDAENNKKNFLAGKQNIWRNIDREAKELSFSMPGREVEEIFQRQDQSYFVAGPEHRQQRERGEEGRRGQDQYLSSILDFVF, encoded by the exons ATGGCAATTTTCACAAAACCAAAGCTtttatttatcttcttcttgATCCTCTCTTTGGTCCTTGTATCTCAATGCTATGATCAAAACCCTAGGGGTTACCAAGACCCTCAGGAGAAACTAAGAGAGTGCCAACAACGTTGTGAGAGACAACAACCAGGACAACAGAAACAGTTGTGCAAACAACGTTGTGAACAACAGTATAGGAaagagcaacaacaacaacatggaGGGGAGACTGGTGAAGATGATCTAG GCAATCGTGGGCCTGATAAGAGCTACAAAAGATTGCAAGAATGCCAACGTAGGTGCCAGAGTGAACAACAGGGCCAACGACTACAAGAGTGTCAACAACGTTGTCAACAAGAGTACCAAAGAGAGAAAGGACAACACCAAGGTGAAACTAACCCACAGTGGGAACAAcaagaaaaatcaaacaatCCATACTTATTCGAGTCTCAGCGATTCAGGTCTCGATTCAGAGCTAGTCATGGTGATTTCCGAATCCTCGAGAGATTCAATCAAAGATCTCAGCTTCTCAAAGGAATCGAAAAATACCGTGTCGCCATCCTCGAATTGGAACCTCAGTCTTTCGTGTTGCCTCATCACTGTGATGGTGAAGCCATTTATGTCGTGGTTAAAG GACAAGGAGTAATTAATATAGCAGAACAAGATAACAAAAACTCCTTCAACTTGCAGAAGGGAGATGTAATCAGATTGTTTGCTGGTTCAAATGTCTACTTGCTCAACAAAGATAACAACGAAAAGCTCTTTGTTTACGTGCTCGCTAAGTCCGTCAATGCCCCTGGAAATTTGCAG GAATACTTTAGTGCGGGAGGCCAAAATCCTGAATCCTTCTACAGAGCATTCAGCAGCGATATCCTGGAGTCTGCTTTCAAT AACCCAAGGGATAAGTTAGAGAGGCTATTTGGACAACACAAGGAGGGGATAATAATCAAAGCTAGTGAGGAGCAAATTCGAGCTATAAGCGAACACGCCTCGCGCTCAACTCAGCAAACTAGAGGTAGAACACAGGGACCTTTCAATTTGATGAAGGAACGCCCGGTATTCGAAAGTAGATTTGGACAGTTCTTTGAAGCACGTCCCGAAAGATACGAGCAATTGAGGGACTTGGATGCTGCTGTTGGTTTCATGAACATTAACCAA GGTGGAATGGTACTACCATACTACAACACGAAATCTACAAAATTGGTTATGGTCATAGAAGGGAACGCTCGATTTGAAATGGCATGTCCTCATCTTGGTAGACAAAGCCAGAGCCCATGGTCTCGTGGACAAGGGAGAGAGCAAGAGCGAGAGcaagaacaagaacaagaagaagGAGATGTCCATTACCAGAAAATCCGCGGTAACCTAAACGTTGGTGATGTGTTGGTAATCCCTGCTGGCCATCCAATTACCTTTGTAGCAACCGGAAACTCGAATCTGAGGATCGTTGGTTTCGGAGTCGATGCTGAGAACAACAAAAAGAACTTCCTTGCAG GTAAACAAAACATATGGAGGAACATAGACAGGGAAGCGAAAGAACTGTCCTTTAGCATGCCGGGAAGGGAGGTAGAAGAGATATTCCAGAGGCAAGACCAGTCCTACTTTGTGGCTGGACCGGAGCATCGCCAGCAGAGGGAGAGGGGTGAAGAAGGAAGAAGGGGACAAGATCAATATTTGTCTTCAATTTTGGACTTTGttttctaa
- the LOC101250445 gene encoding type IV inositol polyphosphate 5-phosphatase 7-like encodes MRDENSKKSKLSWSKKLVRKWFNIKGKTEEFQSDEVVYGGGDEWRTSISEREHCTIKKTKTEKSNSSRSMERPRRGRADLDHPQIINVHNYSVFVATWNVGGKSPSSNLSLDDWLHSAPPADIYVLGFQEIVPLNAGNILGAEDNGPAKKWLSLIRKTLNNGPGSSGGSSGYYTPSPVPDPIAEWNADFEGSGRRKASLFPRRSFQTPQCWRMENDPSISQPRLDRRYSVCDRVISGHRQSDFDPNIRWGHRPSDYGPRPSDYSSGYRPSDYSSSHRPSDYSSGHRPSDYSSGHRPSDYSSAHRPSDYSWGQRPSDFSRWGSSDDDYGPGDSPSTVLFSPVTGAEDGNRMPRNSRYCLVASKQMVGIFLTVWVRSELREHVRNMKVSCVGRGLMGYLGNKGSISVSMMLHQTSFCFVCTHLTSGQKEGDELRRNADFMEIIKKTRFPRVSGADEEKSPENILEHDRVIWLGDLNYRIALSYRSAKALVEMQNWRALLEKDQLRIEQRQGRVFVGWKEGKIYFPPTYKYSRNSDRYAGDDMHPKEKRRTPAWCDRILWHGGGLQQLSYVRGESRFSDHRPVSSVFWAEVESVPSRLRKSMSCSSSRIEVEELLPYSHGYTELCFF; translated from the exons ATGAGAGatgaaaattccaaaaaaagcAAG CTCTCCTGGTCAAAGAAACTTGTCAGAAAATGGTtcaatattaagggaaaaactGAAGAATTCCAGTCTGATGAAGTTGTTTATGGAG GTGGCGATGAGTGGAGAACGAGCATCTCGGAGAGGGAGCATTGCACGATTAAGAAAACTAAAACAG AAAAATCAAATTCTTCACGGAGTATGGAACGTCCCCGACGAGGAAGAGCTGATCTTGATCACCCTCAAATTATAAATGTACACAACTACAG CGTTTTCGTTGCCACGTGGAACGTGGGTGGAAAATCACCATCAAGTAATTTGAGTCTAGATGATTGGCTTCATTCAGCACCACCTGCAGATATCTATGTACTTGG ATTTCAAGAAATAGTTCCTTTAAATGCTGGTAACATCCTTGGAGCTGAAGACAATGGACCTGCAAAAAAATGGCTATCTTTGATACGAAAGACACTTAATAATGGTCCTGGTAGTAGTGGAGGTAGTAGTGGCTACTATACTCCTTCTCCTGTCCCAGATCCAATTGCTGAATGGAATGCTGATTTCGAGGGGTCAGGTAGACGCAAGGCATCCTTATTTCCTCGTCGATCATTCCAGACTCCCCAATGTTGGAGAATGGAAAATGATCCATCCATCTCGCAACCTCGCCTTGATAGACGATAcagcgtgtgtgatagagttatTTCTGGACATAGACAGAGTGACTTTGATCCTAACATAAGATGGGGCCACAGACCTAGTGACTACGGTCCCAGGCCAAGTGACTATTCTTCTGGTTACCGGCCTAGTGATTATTCGTCTAGTCACAGGCCGAGCGACTATTCGTCTGGTCACAGACCAAGTGACTATTCCTCCGGTCACAGGCCAAGTGATTATTCATCTGCTCATAGGCCAAGTGACTATTCTTGGGGACAGCGGCCAAGTGATTTCTCCAGATGGGGTTCTTCAGATGATGATTATGGTCCTGGAGATTCACCAAGTACTGTTTTGTTTTCACCTGTGACTGGTGCAGAAGACGGTAATAGAATGCCTAGAAACTCAAGATACTGTTTGGTAGCCAGTAAACAGATGGTTGGCATTTTTCTTACTGTATGGGTACGAAGTGAATTGAGGGAACATGTCCGTAATATGAAAGTATCATGTGTTGGCAGAGGGTTGATGGGTTATCTTGGAAATAAG GGTTCTATTTCAGTAAGTATGATGTTGCATCAGACAAGCTTTTGCTTTGTCTGCACTCACCTAACCTCTGGTCAGAAAGAGGGTGACGAGTTACGCAGAAATGCAGATTTTATGGAGATCATAAAGAAAACAAGGTTTCCGCGAGTAAGTGGTGCGGATGAAGAGAAGTCCCCTGAAAATATCCTTGAACACGA CCGAGTTATTTGGCTTGGGGATCTGAATTATCGAATTGCACTCTCGTACCGTTCTGCCAAAGCACTCGTTGAGATGCAAAATTGGAGAGCTTTGTTGGAAAAGGACCAG CTACGCATAGAACAGAGACAAGGTCGGGTTTTTGTCGGATGGAAAGAAGGAAAGATATATTTCCCACCAACATACAAATATTCAAGGAATTCAGATAGGTATGCAGGAGATGACATGCACCCGAAAGAGAAACGACGAACACCTGCATG GTGTGATCGGATATTGTGGCACGGAGGTGGTCTTCAGCAATTATCTTATGTTCGTGGGGAGTCTAGATTTTCAGATCATAGACCCGTTTCCAGTGTATTTTGGGCTGAAGTGGAGTCGGTCCCAAGTAGATTGAGGAAAAGTATGAGTTGTTCAAGTTCGAGAATCGAGGTGGAGGAGCTGTTGCCATATTCTCATGGCTATACCGAACTCTGCTTCTTTTGA